A genomic window from Bradyrhizobium lupini includes:
- a CDS encoding histidine phosphatase family protein, which produces MAGADKPKVVTTRWWWVRHAPVRNDGGNIYGQSDLACDTSDTYVFNAVAKVLPRKAVWYSSNLMRTHQTADAIWAAGFPRPASMKWEADLAEQNLGRWQGMNRAEFIASRPVGSSWFADINEPAPGGESFMDLYNRTRRTIERINNEAAGQDVIAVAHGGTIKAALGLALDNQPERGLAFDIDNCSVTRLDYFASPERNVWRLPMVNQQPWIADDAHAAMHQPAGPEVKKLA; this is translated from the coding sequence ATGGCAGGTGCAGACAAGCCCAAAGTGGTCACGACACGCTGGTGGTGGGTCCGTCACGCGCCCGTGCGCAATGACGGTGGCAACATCTACGGTCAGTCCGATCTCGCCTGCGACACCAGCGATACCTACGTCTTCAATGCTGTTGCCAAGGTGCTGCCACGCAAGGCGGTCTGGTATTCGAGCAATCTGATGCGCACCCATCAGACCGCCGATGCGATCTGGGCGGCCGGATTCCCGAGGCCTGCATCGATGAAATGGGAGGCGGACCTCGCCGAACAGAATCTCGGTCGCTGGCAGGGCATGAACCGCGCCGAGTTCATCGCCAGCCGTCCCGTCGGCTCGAGCTGGTTTGCCGACATCAACGAGCCTGCACCCGGCGGCGAAAGCTTCATGGACCTCTACAACCGCACCCGCCGCACCATCGAGCGGATCAACAATGAGGCCGCCGGGCAGGACGTGATCGCGGTCGCACATGGCGGCACCATCAAGGCGGCGCTGGGGCTGGCGCTCGACAATCAGCCGGAGCGAGGGCTCGCGTTCGATATCGACAATTGCTCGGTGACGCGGCTCGACTATTTCGCAAGCCCCGAGCGCAATGTCTGGCGGCTGCCGATGGTGAACCAGCAGCCGTGGATCGCGGACGATGCGCATGCGGCAATGCATCAACCCGCGGGACCGGAAGTCAAGAAGCTCGCCTGA
- a CDS encoding SDR family NAD(P)-dependent oxidoreductase, translating into MTLFDMKGKVAVITGSTRGIGLAIAERMAEHGAKVVISSRKADVCDQVAKSMNDKFGKGTAVAIAANISSKENLQNLIDESNRAFGKIDVLVCNAASNPYYGPLAGISDDQFRKILDNNIVANNWLISMVVPQMIERKDGSIIIVSSIGGLKGSTILGAYAISKAADMQLARNLACEYGPHNIRVNCIAPGLIKTDFAKALWDNPENLKASTARSPLLRIGIPDEIAGAAVFLGSKAGDFMTGQTMVIDGGATIS; encoded by the coding sequence ATGACCTTGTTCGACATGAAGGGGAAAGTCGCCGTCATCACCGGTTCGACGCGCGGCATCGGGCTTGCGATCGCCGAGCGCATGGCCGAGCACGGCGCCAAGGTGGTGATCTCCTCGCGCAAGGCCGACGTTTGCGACCAGGTCGCCAAGAGCATGAACGACAAGTTCGGCAAGGGCACGGCGGTGGCGATCGCCGCCAACATCTCGTCGAAGGAAAATCTGCAGAACCTCATCGACGAGAGCAACCGCGCCTTCGGCAAGATCGACGTGCTGGTCTGCAACGCCGCGTCGAACCCGTATTACGGTCCGCTCGCCGGCATCTCCGACGATCAGTTCAGAAAGATCCTGGACAACAACATCGTGGCCAACAACTGGCTGATCTCGATGGTGGTGCCGCAGATGATCGAGCGCAAGGATGGCTCGATCATCATCGTCTCCTCGATTGGCGGCCTGAAAGGCTCGACCATCCTCGGTGCCTACGCGATCTCGAAGGCCGCTGACATGCAGCTCGCGCGCAATTTGGCCTGCGAATACGGCCCGCACAACATCCGCGTGAACTGCATCGCGCCTGGCCTGATCAAGACCGATTTCGCGAAAGCGTTGTGGGACAATCCGGAGAATTTGAAAGCCTCGACTGCGCGTTCGCCGCTGCTGCGCATCGGGATCCCCGACGAGATCGCGGGCGCCGCGGTGTTCCTGGGCTCGAAGGCCGGCGACTTCATGACAGGCCAGACCATGGTGATCGACGGCGGCGCGACGATCAGTTGA
- the argE gene encoding acetylornithine deacetylase — MPSSRPDRIRKLLADLVGFDTISDRSNLPLIAHIESYLAAHGVKSERIVDETGQKAALWVTIGPEDRPGLVLSGHTDVVPVVGQDWSHDPFKLIERDGRLYGRGTTDMKGFVAVCLAMVPEMLEAKLATPIHLAISYDEEIGCVGVRPMLREVAKKRIKPLGAFIGEPTEMKVIIGHKGKHGVRATFQGLARHSSIAPEGVNAIEYAAELIVEIRRRAFQLASTKATNSLYDVPHSTLLTSIVHGGAALNIVPDTCTVDFECRGIGITESREVTDAIVAWAKTEIEPAMRARHPECGIDFEEILDYPALDTAADATIVTLAKSLAGRNDHAKVAFGTEASLFASMTDIPSVVIGPGSIAQAHTPDEFVEMAELEKCAGFVEKLIAHCVKG; from the coding sequence ATGCCAAGCTCAAGACCCGACCGTATTCGCAAGCTGCTCGCCGACCTCGTCGGCTTCGACACGATCAGCGATCGCTCCAACCTGCCCCTGATCGCGCATATCGAGAGCTATCTCGCCGCACACGGCGTCAAGAGTGAGCGCATCGTCGACGAGACCGGACAGAAAGCCGCGCTATGGGTCACCATTGGACCCGAGGACCGCCCCGGCCTGGTGCTGTCGGGACATACCGACGTGGTGCCCGTGGTCGGCCAGGACTGGAGCCACGATCCGTTCAAGCTGATCGAGCGCGACGGCCGGCTCTATGGCCGCGGCACCACCGACATGAAGGGATTTGTCGCGGTGTGCCTTGCCATGGTGCCGGAGATGCTGGAGGCGAAGCTTGCAACGCCGATCCATCTCGCGATCTCCTATGACGAGGAGATCGGCTGCGTCGGCGTGCGGCCGATGCTGCGCGAGGTCGCGAAGAAACGGATCAAGCCGCTCGGCGCCTTCATCGGCGAGCCGACCGAGATGAAGGTCATCATCGGCCACAAGGGCAAGCACGGCGTGCGCGCCACGTTCCAGGGCCTCGCCCGCCACTCCTCGATCGCGCCCGAGGGCGTCAACGCGATCGAATACGCCGCCGAGCTGATCGTCGAAATCCGCCGCCGCGCGTTCCAACTCGCAAGCACGAAAGCTACGAACAGCCTCTACGATGTCCCGCACTCGACGCTGCTCACCAGCATCGTGCATGGCGGCGCCGCGCTCAACATCGTGCCCGATACCTGCACGGTGGATTTCGAATGCCGCGGCATCGGCATAACCGAATCCAGGGAGGTGACGGATGCGATCGTCGCCTGGGCCAAGACCGAGATCGAGCCGGCGATGAGGGCGCGACACCCGGAGTGCGGCATCGACTTCGAAGAGATCCTCGATTATCCCGCCCTCGACACCGCCGCCGACGCCACCATCGTCACGCTGGCCAAGAGCCTCGCGGGGCGCAACGACCACGCCAAGGTCGCCTTCGGCACCGAGGCGAGCCTGTTCGCCAGCATGACCGATATCCCGTCAGTGGTGATCGGGCCCGGGTCGATCGCGCAGGCGCATACGCCGGACGAGTTCGTGGAGATGGCGGAGCTGGAGAAATGCGCAGGCTTCGTGGAGAAGCTGATCGCGCATTGCGTGAAGGGGTGA
- a CDS encoding SDR family NAD(P)-dependent oxidoreductase, with the protein MGRLQGKSVIITGAGSGIGRAAALLFTREGAKLIAVDRSEAVKETVDEVKKAGGVAEAMMADAGSEKDVMAVIDKAVKTHGRLDVIWANAGVSGGLVPLGEQTVEQWQEVLRINLIGPFLAVKHAMPHMVKQQSGAIVLTASVAGLKAGASGHPYAASKAGVISLVQTTAYSLTGTGVRINAVCPGLIETGMTKPIFDRAKERGTADKIGQLNPLKRPGQPHELAAMGLFLASDEASYVNGQAFPVDGGLTASMPYTGKPV; encoded by the coding sequence ATGGGCCGTCTGCAAGGCAAATCCGTCATCATCACCGGTGCCGGCAGCGGCATCGGCCGCGCGGCCGCGCTGCTGTTCACCAGGGAAGGCGCCAAGCTGATCGCGGTCGATCGCAGCGAGGCGGTGAAGGAGACGGTCGACGAGGTGAAGAAGGCCGGCGGTGTCGCGGAAGCCATGATGGCGGATGCGGGCTCCGAAAAGGACGTCATGGCCGTGATCGACAAGGCGGTGAAGACGCACGGCCGGCTCGACGTGATCTGGGCCAATGCCGGCGTCTCCGGCGGACTCGTTCCGCTCGGCGAGCAGACCGTCGAGCAATGGCAGGAAGTCTTGCGCATCAACCTGATCGGGCCGTTTCTCGCGGTGAAGCATGCCATGCCGCACATGGTGAAGCAGCAGTCCGGCGCGATCGTGCTCACCGCGTCCGTCGCGGGCCTCAAGGCCGGCGCCAGCGGACATCCCTATGCCGCGAGCAAGGCCGGCGTCATCTCCCTGGTGCAGACCACCGCCTATTCGCTCACCGGTACCGGTGTGCGCATCAACGCGGTGTGCCCGGGCCTGATCGAGACCGGCATGACCAAGCCGATCTTCGACCGCGCCAAGGAGCGCGGCACCGCCGACAAGATCGGCCAGCTCAATCCGCTCAAGCGCCCCGGCCAGCCGCACGAGCTCGCCGCGATGGGACTGTTCTTGGCCAGCGACGAGGCGTCGTACGTCAATGGCCAGGCCTTCCCGGTGGACGGCGGACTGACGGCGTCGATGCCGTATACGGGGAAGCCGGTTTAG
- a CDS encoding LysE family translocator, producing the protein MIDHTTLITYILIVLGFVFIPGPATLLTMARAASSGTRVGIATGAGIAAGDVVHTTMAIVGLSAIIATSALLFSVVKYAGAGFLIYLGIRAMLDKTPLEVNGGAPAISAVRAFRQAVLTEVLNPKTALFFLAFLPQFVRPEHGSTTLQLALLGAVFVLLGLLSTVVFAVGAGRLGDLLRRHPAVVKWQGKVVGTIYCAVGVRLALQER; encoded by the coding sequence ATGATCGATCACACCACCCTCATCACCTACATCCTCATCGTCCTCGGCTTCGTCTTCATTCCCGGACCGGCGACACTCCTCACCATGGCGCGCGCCGCGAGCTCGGGGACCAGGGTCGGTATCGCGACGGGCGCGGGAATTGCGGCCGGTGACGTGGTCCACACCACCATGGCGATCGTCGGCCTCTCTGCGATCATCGCGACGTCGGCGCTCCTGTTCAGCGTGGTCAAATACGCGGGCGCGGGCTTTCTGATCTATCTCGGCATTCGCGCCATGCTCGACAAGACGCCGCTCGAGGTGAATGGCGGCGCGCCCGCGATCAGCGCAGTACGGGCATTCCGGCAGGCCGTGCTGACCGAGGTGCTGAATCCGAAGACCGCGCTGTTCTTCCTCGCGTTCCTGCCGCAGTTCGTCCGGCCCGAGCATGGTTCGACGACGCTGCAGCTCGCGCTGCTCGGTGCTGTGTTCGTGTTGCTCGGCCTCCTTAGCACGGTGGTGTTCGCCGTCGGCGCCGGCCGTCTCGGCGATTTGCTACGCCGCCATCCAGCCGTCGTGAAATGGCAGGGCAAGGTGGTCGGGACCATCTACTGCGCCGTCGGCGTGCGGCTGGCTTTGCAGGAGCGATGA